In Chryseobacterium gotjawalense, the following are encoded in one genomic region:
- the sppA gene encoding signal peptide peptidase SppA, with protein MKSFFKNVMANIVAIIIIAAVFSLFLIMMIAASALSGEQKPNIKDNTILTLDFKTNIIDSPTEDQNEMFAFGDKPKNILIFDMLEAIKKAKSDDKIKGISIETDGIRAGLTQLDDIRGALEDFKKTGKFVYAYGNVVSQAAYYLGSVADQYILNPAGGIDLKGLSTEVLYMKSFADKYGIGIEIIRHGKYKSAVEPFMRDDMSPENKDQLSTLLNDIWSVNSQKIANSRKIDPAQFKTIVDSLYAAIPDLSLNYKLADKLMQKSEYDQMIKTKLNLAKKDKLTKVSFKKYISSFSSDSSKKDNQVAVLYASGAIYNGEGYQNVYADNFIKEIKKIADNDKVKAVVLRVNSPGGSANASDEILFELQQLKKKKPIIVSFGDYAASGGYYIAMAADKIYSEPNTLTGSIGVFGMIPYFKEAANKNGLTSHPVTTNANSNMYSVVNGVTPGGVAILTKSVEKTYKRFVHFVTENRKKSFAQIDEIGGGRVWSGTRAKEIGLVDELGTLQDAINFAAQKAKLKDYSVTAYPKKMSQFEQLFKNLDEDEISARLIKNKIGTENYKLFEQITNPKLQQGVMMKMPFEIKID; from the coding sequence ATGAAGAGTTTTTTTAAAAATGTTATGGCAAATATAGTGGCTATTATTATTATAGCCGCCGTGTTTTCACTGTTTTTAATAATGATGATTGCAGCAAGCGCATTAAGCGGTGAACAAAAACCTAACATTAAAGACAATACGATCCTCACACTTGATTTTAAAACCAATATCATCGACAGCCCTACGGAAGATCAGAATGAGATGTTTGCCTTTGGTGATAAGCCGAAAAATATTTTAATATTCGATATGCTCGAAGCCATTAAAAAAGCGAAATCTGATGATAAAATTAAAGGGATAAGTATAGAAACTGATGGAATCCGTGCCGGCCTTACACAGTTAGATGATATTCGCGGCGCGCTGGAAGATTTTAAGAAAACCGGAAAATTCGTATATGCTTACGGTAATGTGGTTTCTCAGGCCGCTTATTATTTGGGGTCTGTTGCTGACCAGTATATTCTGAATCCAGCTGGAGGAATTGATTTAAAAGGGCTGTCAACCGAAGTTTTATATATGAAGAGCTTTGCGGATAAATACGGTATTGGAATTGAAATCATCAGACACGGAAAATATAAGTCCGCTGTAGAACCGTTTATGAGAGATGATATGTCGCCGGAAAACAAAGATCAACTTTCAACTTTATTAAATGATATCTGGTCCGTAAATTCACAGAAAATCGCAAATTCACGAAAAATTGATCCTGCACAGTTTAAAACCATTGTCGACAGTCTTTATGCAGCTATTCCCGATTTAAGTTTAAACTATAAATTAGCAGATAAGTTAATGCAGAAAAGTGAGTACGATCAAATGATTAAAACAAAACTGAATCTGGCGAAAAAAGACAAACTTACCAAAGTATCATTTAAAAAATACATCAGTTCTTTCAGTAGTGATTCCTCCAAAAAAGACAACCAGGTTGCGGTACTGTATGCATCCGGAGCAATCTATAACGGGGAAGGATACCAAAATGTTTATGCCGATAATTTCATAAAAGAAATTAAAAAAATTGCAGATAATGACAAAGTAAAAGCAGTCGTCCTAAGAGTAAACTCTCCCGGCGGAAGCGCAAATGCGTCTGATGAAATCCTGTTCGAATTACAACAGCTGAAAAAGAAAAAACCCATTATTGTCTCTTTCGGCGATTACGCTGCTTCTGGTGGTTATTACATCGCGATGGCCGCAGATAAAATCTACTCTGAACCGAATACCTTAACCGGGTCTATAGGAGTATTCGGGATGATTCCTTACTTTAAAGAAGCTGCAAACAAAAACGGCCTCACCTCTCACCCCGTCACTACCAATGCGAATTCTAATATGTACTCCGTCGTAAATGGCGTTACTCCAGGTGGAGTAGCCATTTTAACCAAAAGCGTAGAAAAAACGTATAAACGATTTGTACATTTTGTAACAGAAAACCGCAAGAAATCTTTTGCCCAAATCGATGAAATCGGTGGCGGCAGAGTCTGGAGCGGAACCCGCGCGAAGGAAATCGGCTTGGTTGATGAATTGGGAACATTGCAGGATGCGATCAATTTCGCAGCACAAAAAGCAAAGCTGAAAGATTATAGCGTAACTGCTTACCCAAAAAAAATGAGCCAGTTCGAGCAACTATTTAAAAATCTTGATGAAGATGAAATTTCTGCAAGACTGATTAAAAATAAAATCGGAACAGAAAACTACAAACTGTTTGAACAAATAACCAATCCGAAATTACAGCAAGGCGTAATGATGAAAATGCCTTTTGAAATTAAAATTG
- the folK gene encoding 2-amino-4-hydroxy-6-hydroxymethyldihydropteridine diphosphokinase: MSQHEVTLLLGSNLGNPEHNIGLALLRIEEEIGEILRKSEVLITNPVEFVSNNIFCNIALVIKTQFSPIKLLNYVKLIERQMGRGDDTLISGEYQDRIIDIDVVFFGNLNFCCKELKIPHHKHLYQRDFSRKLLGELSKH, from the coding sequence ATGTCGCAACATGAGGTCACTTTGTTACTCGGAAGCAATTTAGGAAATCCTGAACACAATATTGGGTTAGCCCTCCTTAGGATAGAAGAAGAGATTGGTGAGATTTTAAGGAAAAGTGAGGTCTTGATTACCAACCCTGTAGAGTTTGTTAGTAATAATATTTTTTGTAATATTGCATTAGTAATAAAGACACAATTTTCTCCTATAAAACTCTTAAATTATGTGAAATTAATTGAGAGACAGATGGGAAGGGGCGATGATACATTGATTTCAGGAGAGTACCAAGACAGGATAATCGATATAGATGTGGTGTTTTTCGGTAATCTCAATTTCTGTTGTAAAGAATTAAAAATTCCGCATCACAAGCATTTATATCAACGTGATTTTTCTAGGAAATTGTTAGGTGAGCTATCGAAACACTAA